Part of the Cyprinus carpio isolate SPL01 chromosome A1, ASM1834038v1, whole genome shotgun sequence genome is shown below.
TTTGTAAAGCACAATAAGTTTATTTGTTACCTCTGGGATTTCGTTTTCACTGACCTTAGTATTTGCAAATCGCTTTCTGTTTGATTGCGAACAGAGTTTTCCTTTGCAGAACAGATCaagtttgttttcaaaataatggatttgtttgtttaattccaGCACATTATTCAATCCATACATGGgtattataaaatgaaaaggcTCTAAAAGGCTTAAAACCCATGCataatgcagaaagttttctgtgagttTTAGGTGTAGGGTTAGTGTATAgtgcaatagaaaatacagtttgtacagtataaaaaccattacgcctatggagagtccccaatgtgtgtgtgtgttgaatctgagctgctgtccgtggtgctgaacaTCATGTGAACACTAGAGGGAGCCGCTGCACTCTCAGTCCtgaacactctctcacacagatACAGTGGAATTTACTTGACTCGGGTTTCATGAATGTGAGTTCACTTGTATGAACTAAAAAGCAAGTttcatttaaagtgaaaaatttaaTGTGTTAAGCAAGTCTTAGAAACGTGAACATATAATTTTTGTATCGGTATATATGCatatctgtttttgtgtgtcCATCAAATACTGcggtaaagttggttttatattcaCACTTTCGGACTTCTGTGTCCAATAGCTttgttaatatgcatttaaaaaggaTACTTACaattaattttcattaccgaGACTATAATGAGCAGTACCCACAATCCGTTTTGCTGAAGAATTCgatgtttttaaaaggtttaaaaacacgTTCATGCCTATGGAATAGTGTGACGTCATCACCACCAGAGGGACCGTCTACAAATTACATGATACCTCTATGGCAAGTTGCTAAAGATACTTTTGAGCTGAAAAGCgctgtttggttttatttaaaacattacagagCATGTTGatatatgatacatttattatttatatatttcataatcaATCTGTGCCTCAAGTGTAAAATATTTAGCTATTGCTGTGTTAATAACTGTGGTTTCTTTAATGACACATGATTAAGTTCAATAGCTTTTAAAAGGCTTGATGGACTGTTCCTGAACACATTGGAAAATCTTAACTTGACCCTAATAAACATACTCAACTCTTTATTGTGCAGTAATTGTCTTTATATGGTCAATGTCTACTACTTCATAATGTGTTGTATTGGTTGCTTTAATGGCACACCATCCAGTTCAGTAACTTTCAAAAGGAGGGTCACACCGCtccaaaacaagttgctaaatatttAGTTGATCCTAAAGAACACACTACAAGTTTTTAATGTACAATTATTTGCTCTATATGTTCAATTTCTACCATTACTGTATTCTATGGGGTTCTTGCTACACCATCCAGTTCAACAACTTTTGAAGAAAGATACTGACTTACCCAgtacatattgtaaaatattaattttacattaaataacacactacagctTTTGAATGTACTATTATTTGCTCTAAAATTATGACACGCccacagcagcaaaactgtacaaatgctggacatccacacaccaGGCCACAGTATTATCAACACgtacacctccataacaatgtgcatgaaTCAATACTCGTCAAATCataaagcactcacctgtcacttgtaaataaagtctgtgcgtctgtcattccatgtccctttactcgtattaaaaaaaataaacatggccaaataacttcttgtgctcggtgctagctgttagccactCATAGATGCAATCTTTGAAATGGTGCACAAAACCATTGTTAGTGAATTCAGTTTAAGTAGTTTATCCTTCAGTTATTCCTCTTTTGCCTGCAAAAGAGTGCCTTGAAAAAGGCAGATCAGCAACAAGATCTGGTCTAGAGGCGCCGGCGACAGCAGCTTGAAAATTCACAACTGAACGCTGGacgcagtgttgccagattgggctACTTAACAATGTTGCCACGAGTTGTTTTTAATGTCTGCTGTTTGAAGCGACctcaataatgtgatatttagcccctggaatgtgaatttaaCCAGaagaaccctgccaaaaaacatgtattttactcCTGGAATGCGTCTATGTCAGTGATCTCCAACCCAGATTCCTGGTCTATGTGCTGgccgcagactttttttttatgtaggatattccagttcaacctcagTGAAACTAATCATAAGGCCATTTTGtagacattacacaaatgaaaaatgatacctaaataataatgataataacaataacaataataataaaaacatttttaacacaattttattttttatagggcaaGCAGAGAAGGCCTTGCTGGCCCACCACTGATCAGATGTCACTGTCCAGAAATTCACtgtgcattctctctctctctctctctctctctctctctctctctctctctctctctctctctctctctctatggatATTAGGGCTGGTAAGAGATTGAAAtttttaattacatgatgtggcaATTACAAAAAGTAGGTTCAgcaagaaatgttttgtttgataaaatgtattacatatagCCTATACTCTTCTGGaccatgtgagtaaatgatgacagaattgtcatttttggttggGTGAACTATgacttttataattaattttcttaattttattattattactatgaaaatatgaaattatttcttaaatgaaatgatactctaaataataaactaaaactgccagtaggtggtggttaatgtcttaatgattaagtaatcgagtcatttattcattcatttgatttgttcaaatggctgattcatttaggagtGAAGTAAATGGTTCTTTAATGACTGGTTCATTGAATCAggcttgttcgacttgaagcggatcatcaccatcagaccaaccggtgtgtgacatcaaagtaccgcaagagcttAGAGAGCAGATGActccttatgcttttgaatcgctctcgcaGCGCCACTTCAAATCCAACACATATCCCAATGATTCAACACGCCAGATGGTTCACCAAATTCGTTCAAAACGTGGATTAAGAAATGAAATGCTGCTGTGGGTTGCTCGGAGATGAACAGTTCTGCTTTGTCTTTATCTTCTgcttggcaaaattgagcaaaacagacaacattgtgtcttaaataacacaatattaacttcttaatgaactgttgtataagatgagtatcacatttgcactcgtgtgatattgcactTAGCCTACTGCTCGTGTGATATTTCCTAACtatgtgatgtaaatatgagacaCAATCTCAAACGGGCAttttgccccatatcttgaattttaggggtATTCTCTAGGATCCATCACGCAGTAAGTTGTTACCATATATATGGATATGTATTATTCACTGAGAAACCACAGACTTCAGTTACAGGAACTCAAACAGCTGGGAATATGTTTTCTGAGTGTCTCTGTATCAGCAAACAGGAATTCTGGGTAGTGAGTGTGTGAATGACATCAGTAACACTTATATTCACCAAGAGACACGTGATGACAAGTtctgtgtgtgaaaaaaacaaaacaacaaaaaaaactttgttgtCTTTTATACAGATGTTTCAGAAACATcatcaccttcatcatcatcaccatcatcagcTGAATCTCCACTGCAGAGAATGTGTGTCAGAAACTGATTGATTTTAAAGGAGTTTGAGATGTTCAGTATTCAGCATCTGAAACAAACACTGAGCACCAAATGAGCCTCTTTCTGTGAACAGATCATATTTAGCAACATGGACATTGAGTGTAACGACTCTGTAAAGTCTGATTGGTTCTTCTGATGTGTAAacattttgctgttgttgttgatgttgttgtctTGCTTTCCACAGTTTATCACTTGTGTGTTTAAGGCTTTAGAAATGAATTTTGAAACAGCACTGAATGTGAAAagtgaaatgcaaataaaaaagagTCTTTAAACAACTCTTACTTGACTTACATTGATCTCTGTCTCTTTGGACTGGAGCATCTGGATTCAATCTGaggtaaaactaaaaaaaaagttaagtatgtactattttactataatttaataaatttcataaattaaaagttcagtttagaagTGTCATATCAATATTGACGATATTGACCTTTAAAAGTATCAGTATCATATCGAAAACAAACTAAGTGGTTTCGCCCATCTCTATGAAATGATTCATTTCAGTCTTTTTGAAGGAAGTTACCGAACCAGAAGTGCCTCCCATAATTTAAAACACAGTAGTCTCGTCAGGAATAAGGTGGAGTTGTATCTGGATGATCAGAGCATGTGTGAGTGTGAACACATAAACCCTGAGCTTTGTCTTGACATCACTACAGTGAGagttcatatttaacaaaaaccttgCTGAAATCACACAGTGTATACCGGCCTTATGCATCTTTAGCAGCATAATCAAACACAActgcaaaatacttttttcaaacactgacagacagataatcataaactcactctgTTGACTGAGACACTGTTATTATGTGAAGCTCCTTCAGACtcaacaaataatacatttatactgtCAGCTTCCAgagtttaaagaaatatttagttatttatcaACAATAGATTGTGTTCTTTTCTCCAAGATTAATTTAGTCTCTTAATTATATTCTGTAGTGCCTGGAGAAAGCTGTTAGTGATCACACACTGTTCtctgaaaataaatcaatcaatcaatcaatcaatcaatccgcACACAGCTAAGAATGTGTGAGACctcagcttaaagggttagttcagccaaaaattaaaatgatgtcattaatgactcaccctcatgtcattccaaacctgtaagacctccgttcatcttcggaacacagtttaagatattttagatttagtcctagagctttctgtccctccattgaaaatgtatgtacggtatactgtccacgtccagaaaggtaataaaaacatcatcaaagtagcccatatgacatcagagggtccgttagaatttattgaagcatcgaaaatacattttgctccaaaaataaaaaaaattacgagtttattccgctttttcttccgggtctgttgtgaacgcgactgctgtgactgttgacgtacgacgctgctgacgtgttttctttgttattgggcgcccCAGAGAACACgccagcagcgtcgtacgtcaacagtcacagcagtcgcgttcacaacagactcGGATGaatcgatgcttcaataaattctaacggaccctctgatgtcatatggactactttgaaaaaagtttttttcttttgagtcGATGTGGTGCTATATATCACCACTATCTGAAAAACCTGTAAGGCCCTGTATagttctttaaaggttctttaacTATCTCTTGGTGTCTTGGTTTAGTTGGGGAAAGggttaaaacaacattaaaatacagtctaTTTCTTGAAGATATAGACTGTATATAGGGTCTATATCTTCAAGAAGTGAAAATATTTCAGGGCCCCCACATAAAACCTTTGACCTCAGAAAAAAAGGACCTCTCCACAAACAGCAACACCAACTTCACACATAGACTTTATTTCTGGAGGATCTGAAACAGAAGTTCTTTATTGAGAATTGagatttaggattttttttttttttttttacttactgttttggtgaatagtgtttgctttagttgccTCTTGACCAttgactttaatttaaaataagtatttctaCAATACTACGTGACAATGTGAGAATTGTATAAACCACTTTTAGAATTAGGAGCTATAAAGAGGTTTAATTTCTGGCACTCATAGACATGAAGAATCACCAATGAATCTCAGCAATGGTGACAAAATATTCTGATAATTTTGATATGATttttgaacatcacaaaacagggcagtaaaaagtcacaaaaaagcaaacagtaaaaatactaGGCCAGTGcagctgcataatttattcaggtcgcaatgcatgctgggagccatgaatGAGTTATGATTGGTGCACCATTGTTGAGAAAAAGTGCTATATGGCACCTCTTATGGTTCTGTAAAAATAGCTGCTAAATAACACTAGAAGTGGTTCCTCTATATCaccatttttttagagtgtaacatGAATGTGATGCATTCAAGAAACACTTTATTacacttttaaacagtttaaaacattaaacattatgaTTCTGAGAAAATTTGCATTTGAATGAcagaatagttattttaaaaactctGTAAAAAATGCTCTTTATTATGAGTTTTATCTGCATGTTCatgtgaagcatgtgtgaaattaTAGTTTCACTTCCCTGTTAAttaaccatctctctctctctctctatctctctctctctctctctccctctctctctctctctctctctcagaggaagTGGGTGTCTCTCTGTCACATTCAGCAGTTCATGTTAAACATGTAACCAGGAAAGAAACACTCAGAACTCATCTGAACACACATCGAGAGCTTCAGAAGAACTGAATCTACTAACAACAGAGAAGATcactgaagaagagagaagaatgaaGATCATCTGGACTTTCACTCTGCTGATGATTCCTGGCAAGAGTCTTAACTCACAGTAAATCACTCAAAACAGCAGAGACTTTAACTTCAGCTCATGTTGAGTTGGATTTGAACACTTTTGAAGATATTTGAAAGTTCATCTCTGTTCAGTCTTATGAATACATTGGTGTTGTATTGAGATGCTGGTTTGTTGTAGGCGTGGTGAGCTCCATCAGAGTGAGAGGATATTCAGGAGGAGGAGTCAACATCACATGCAGATATGATAGAAAATATACAGACAATGCAAAGTATTTTTGTAGAGGACAGTGGAAAACAACGTGCTCTGACCTCATCAGGACTGATATGAAAAATGAGAACAAATGGGTTGATTCTGGAAGATTTTCTCTGTTTGATGACACAAGAGCAGCACTTTTCACTGTGACCTTCAGAGATCTGAGTGAACAGGATTCTGGGATGTACTGGTGTGGAGCTGATATCTCTTGGGGTAAAGAATCCTACACTGAAGTGAATCTGAAGGTTGTAACAGGTGAGTAACTGAGACTCTCAAACTCCTGATGATCATCAACATCACACACTCAACACTGACTGTAATGAAATCATCTAAAACACCAGAAAATCAATAACAGGAcacatataatgtattattatcttGCAATATCAGATTTACACTCATAAAATTAGTAACCacatatgaatgaatgaagaggCAAAgatagtgcgtgtgtgtgtgtgtgtgtgagagagagagagtgtgtgtgtgtgtgtgtgtgtgtgtgtgtgtgtctgtgtctctatgtgtgtgtgtgtttatctggacacaaatttgtataatgacatgggtatgacacatgtattacaatgtgaaggtgatttatgaggacacttcaTGTGTCCCTGTAAtttaaaaggcttaaaaaaatacttaatggtgatttttttgaaaatctaaaaatgcaaatagttttttttttgagggctaggtttaggtgtagggttggtgtattGGGCGATAGAAAATATAgtgtgtacagtataaaaatcattacgcctatggagagtccccataaaccacatataccaacagtgtgtgtgtgtgtgtgtgtgtgtgtgtgtgtgtgtgtgtgtgtgtgtgtgtgtgtgtgtatgtgtgtgtggatctcACTGTGAGTGAATGAAGATGAAGTACCATGATTTACAAAAACGATGAACATCATCATCACACTGATATCTGAGTTTGTGTTCAACAGGTGAACAAATCAGTGCTGTGACGGGATATTCAGGAGGAAACatcattataaacaacaaatatgaGATGTTAGAAGAGAATTCTTTGATAGAGATTTGTGAAGCTGGATCATATCAATGTTTTACTCGAATAAAGACTGACAGAGCAGCAGAATGGACACATGTCGGCCGATTCTCCGTTCATGATGACAGATCTGCACGTCTCTTACGTGTGTTTATCAGGGAGCTGAATGAGAACAATTCTGGAGAATATAAGATTATAGTCAAAGTTTCTGAAGACTACAGTTTCTTCTCTGAGTTTAAGCTGGACGTTAAGAAGGGTGAGCTGCTTTCATTTGTTTCTGTGCTGGATTGATGAATCTCTTGTTTAATTCTAACATTGCTGCACTTGATTTGTCTCTCAAACAGCTGATTGTTGTGAGAAGAGCATCAGTCTCTCAGCTGCTGCAGGAGGATCTGTGAACATCAGCTGCAGATACCCACAATCCCACAGTGCTGATGTGAAGTTTGTCTGCAGGAGATCTGGATCTGATCTCTGTGCTGAAGAGACGTCTGTGAAGGAGAGCAGAAGATGGAGCGCTGAGGGACAGATGCAGCTGTATGATGACAGAGAGCAGCAGCTCCTGACGGGAATCATCAGTCATGTGACTCAACAACATTCAGCTGAATACTGGTGTGGAGTTCAGTCTGATCAAGGACACAAGAGCTTCATCACACGAGTCCTCATCGGAGTTACAGGTACAGATGATTTGCTCACTCAGATTAATCAGAATGTAATTAAAAACCACAGCTAGCTTCCATTCAGCAGATCACTGTGTGTCTTGTATCATGTTGCTTGACTGTGCAAAGAAAGTGATCTCTGACATTCATACAGGTTTACCAGCAGGTTAATTGTAGATGTTCTATTCATGTATGAGTGTTTTATTCTTCATTTCATTCTTTAAATGTCCAGTACTGCAGATCAAAGCAGCATTAGTTGATCATTGGACACAGTATTACTGTAGTTTTTAACTAGTTGAAGTGTGTTCATCTGGATGCAGTATTAGAGCAGTTGTTGTACTGCTGTGAGTCACTGAACCAGTCTTGTTCTATAATTAAAGAAGCTGCAGTTAAAGATGCTCGTCCAGTAACCTGCTATGAACTCATTTATTCACTGAGAAACCACAGACTTCAGTTACAGAAACTCAAACAAACATGAATTCtgggtagtgtgtgtgtgaatgacatCAGTAACACTTATATTCACCAAGAGACACATGATGACAAgttctgtgagaaaaaaaaaaaaaaaacatcctttagaaattaattgctttgttgttttatatacagATGTTTCAGAAACATCATCaccttcatcctcatcctcatcagcTGAATCTCCACTGCAGAGAATGTGTGTCAGAAACTGATTGATTTTACAGGAGCTTGAGATGTTCAGTATTCAGCATCTGAAACAAACACTGAGCACCAAATGAGCCTCGTTCTGTGAACAGATCATATTTAGCAACATGGACATTGAGTGTAATGACTCTGTAAAGTCTGATTGGTTCTTCTGATGTGTAaacattttgttgttgatgtctTGCTTTCCACAGTTTATCACTTGTGTGTTTAAAGCTTTAGTCATGaagggttttttcttttcttttttttctgtaaagctgttttgaaacatCACTGAATgtgaaatgcatataaaaattaaCAGCTCTTACTTGACTTACATTGATTTCTGTCTCTTTGGACTGGAGCATCTAGATTCAATCTGAAGTAAaactcttaataaaaaaataaataatataaaaaaaaagttaagtgtgTATTTAAGGCCGGGCATGCactactttattaatttaataaatttcataattcaAAAGTTCAGTTTAGAAGTGTCATATCAATATTGACGATATTGACCTTTAAAAGTATCAGTATCaatatcgaaaacaaaataagtggttTTGCCCATCTGTATGAAATGATTCATTTCAGTCTTTTTGAAGGAAGTTCCTGAACCAGAAGTGCCTCCCATAATTTAAAACACAGTAGTCTCGTCAGGAATAAGGTGGAGCTGTATCTGGATGATCAGAGCGTATAGTGTGAGTGTGAACACATAAACCCTGAGCTTTGTCTTGACATCACTACAGTGAGagttcatatttaacaaaaaccttgCTGAAATCACACAGTGTATACCGGCCTTATGCATCTTTAGCAGCATAATCAAACCCTGACAGACAGataatcataaactcactctATTGACTGAGTTATTATGTGAAGCTCCTTCAGACtcaacaaataatacatttatactgtCAGCTTCCATAACAAAACACTATCTTAAACCAGCCTCAATTCTAATctaatcaaaagaaagaaataaaaattcttcAGCATAACAATGCCATACTCTACACTAactatcaaaacaaaaattacaaatgttagcTCCCACTCCTAAACTAGTGCTTTTATACAATTTGAAATGCTACATGTTGATTGTGTACGTCACGTGACATACTAAACTTGTCTCAACTCTGAGTCGAGGAAGCATCCAATTCTTTTGAAGAATCAAGTCACAACATAGTCAACAACGCAACGCTAAAAACAGCAGAGCAGTTGGGAAAACACAAACTCACAGTAACAATCACAACTGACAGAATCAATGTGTGGACAGCAGGGCCAACAAACTAACACGAACCCCAGAAAAGCGTCGCCCCATCCAGCGTCACTTCTGACTCCGTATACCCCCTCGCTAGACTCCGATTGGTTCCTTAAGAAGCTTTGTCACGCCCATAATGAAGAATGACAGAGTGCTCCTCCAATCACAGGACCTGAGAGGTAAAGACAgggaaaaatacaaaaaggaTGGGGAAAAAAACTTTCTGAACACTACAGAACATCTGCATTTACacctgcaagatgtattttttaggttgtttgctcatctgcaaaaCATCTATTGGACATCTCCTTTTAGATGTCAATTAGACAtctattagatgtctttaagatgtttatgatttagaatgtatgtaaaactgacatctgaaaGACATCTTTCAGACGTTTGTAGACAGCAGATACTCACCAAATCAAAAGATCTATAATATTTACAATGCATACTTAATAACGCTATCTGGGTATGGTTctgcacccggctgcagcctgcagatcgaggcggggagGAGCTGCACATgtagccccgccccatacctactctgattggttcgatcgtctttaatagacatacatgataggaaatgtgtgcatagttggtgtaggatggagtatgttgtttaaaaagctaaaaacactgtacagttttacaaaaccttcattataatgcacagaagaaaaaataaaacattaacctgtaactcgccatgtccctgaaatgattgttttgctaaattaagatgatctttaggctaacagatgaacaacccactacatttaataaattaattgggtttattatccacagagggaggatcaggtcttcagatgaatgaattatgaattaaataatttttgaaaatttgattattttatatcatCTGGGTATAAGAAAGGAAGTGAAAAtgatgtatcagtattgttttaatttatatagcatatgacaattattgttacatctaattatctgtcatgcagttgataaatgacacaGCAACAGgctaatgtgtctgctgtgtgccatttcaatttttatgaaattttaattttctttacgaCATTGGAAAACATAGACCTTTCgtcccctttatttcaggaaaatacgctgctcctcattattttaaagtgaagaaatcgagaagCTTTTATTTCTACTGGttgtgatgattctgaaaggacatacctgtaatctgttgctatagtaacgaacacaATTTCATGCATCGTGCTCTTATTTCAGTGCAGGTGTCTCACAGCCACTgcggtcaaatattgagataaactttataaagtatcatctatttatattaaattaatatattaaattggtatctttTCCTATACTCATTTTGTGACCATTATTGAGACAattcttttcaatcagctggaatgattcgTGACATTCTACGCTTAACGCAACTTAACCCGCATCGGCCCGTCCGCGGACCGGAAGTGCGTGGCTGTGAATTTAATAACCTTTGTTAtagaaaaatattcaattaacTATCATAAACTATATCTCATTTGAAAGCTAAAACACTCAATATCCATGTTCTGagcttgttttttaaatcaatacacCAGAGAGGAAAGGGTTAACATAAATGCTGAAGGACCGGTAATTTAAACATGTACAAAGTGCACGGCAGTACTTACGTTTCATCGCCTATAGTTCTGGTCAGCTCGGACTATTCCAAGAAACACCAGCACACATTTCGAGGTAAGGGTCCACTCTTCAAGATGCATCCCACTTTTTAATccaaaacaacgaaaaaaaagGGGAACAAACGAAAGATCCTCCTTTGTTTACACCTACTGGATAGGAGTATGGAGCACTACTTGGTTGAATATACTtggtgcaaaaaatatatatatatatatatatatatatatatatatataatattattttatatttcaagtctttctgtattatcctttaaaaaaaattataatttctcgtgtattatataatttgttcCTTCTCCTAATATTTCCTTAAGTGAATAATTTCTTACACCCCTATATCCTTTAGTGCCTGAACTAATTCAAGTCTTTCTCTATTGCATGCTTTACTTTCTAGTAATATATGATTTACTGTTTCTGGATGTCCACATTTTTCGCAATTACCAGTTTCAGGTTTACCTATTTTATATAAACTTTGATTTAGTGTTGTATGCCCAATACGTTATCTTGTCATTATCACATCCCTTTTCCTGTTAGTAACTTGTTCTTTCCATCCCAACATTTCTTTGTATACTATACAGATGTCTTCCTCTGATTTCATTGACCCATATCCTCTGCCACCTCTTTTTCACTTCAGTCCCAATCAGCCCCCTAATTTCAGCTTTACTCATCTCTTATATTGATCTCAGGATCTTTCAACCACTCCTTTGCCAGTTTGTCAGCTTCCTCATTCCCCTTAACTCCGACAAAAAACTCACCTTTACGCCTAAGTGCTTTATAACTTCTGTAAAgtgtcatttaaaatatcttaaatgtcgATTCTAATTCGTATTCTTTTGTTTCCTATAGAACGGTCTCTTCTGAGCAAAATGAGCCCTCCCTCGTGTCTCTCCTTCAATCACAGGCGATGTTATAACCCAGAACAGGCCAGGAGTCACTAGCCAGCAAAGTTTTAAAAGATGGAAGTGTTAGCCAACCACCAGAACGTTTACAGTGATTCACAGTTTGCACCGTTACGTACAGTGTGTCCGTGCGCTCTCGTCTTTATGCCCGCGGGGTAACAGTTACTCACGATAGTGTTGCAGCGCTACACAGGCGTTTTTCAGCGAACGGATTTTATCCAAAGCTTACATCTGAATCTCTCCAGCAAAGAATGTCGACTTTAGAAGAGTTTTTGTGGTGTTTAATAGTGTTTTGGAGGGCGTGATGAGAAGCAGCGGCGAGGGGCAGCAGAAAGACCCGGTGAGATGCATGCAGCCAGGGATAGAATTAACACCTAAGTTTCAACGCCGTTCTCTTGAATGCTTATGTAGTGGGTTTTCTTCTGCGTTGTGTGTTTTGATAATAAAAGAGACCTCACACCATGATGCGGTTGTCGCGTGGTTTACTTTCGGCTTCTGAAGTTTCTGTATTAAAGTATAACAGACACCGCCAGGTAGTAACAGGAGAATATCAGGTCTAGCAGTG
Proteins encoded:
- the LOC109094992 gene encoding polymeric immunoglobulin receptor-like; translation: MDIECNDSSYEYIGVVLRCWFVVGVVSSIRVRGYSGGGVNITCRYDRKYTDNAKYFCRGQWKTTCSDLIRTDMKNENKWVDSGRFSLFDDTRAALFTVTFRDLSEQDSGMYWCGADISWGKESYTEVNLKVVTGEQISAVTGYSGGNIIINNKYEMLEENSLIEICEAGSYQCFTRIKTDRAAEWTHVGRFSVHDDRSARLLRVFIRELNENNSGEYKIIVKVSEDYSFFSEFKLDVKKADCCEKSISLSAAAGGSVNISCRYPQSHSADVKFVCRRSGSDLCAEETSVKESRRWSAEGQMQLYDDREQQLLTGIISHVTQQHSAEYWCGVQSDQGHKSFITRVLIGVTDVSETSSPSSSSSSAESPLQRMCVRN